One window of the Sparus aurata chromosome 7, fSpaAur1.1, whole genome shotgun sequence genome contains the following:
- the tfcp2 gene encoding transcription factor CP2 isoform X1, translating to MAWALKLPLTDEVIESGLAQDFDASLSGIGQELGAGAYSMSDVLALPIFKQEESNLPPDSENKILPFQYVLCAATSPAVKLHDETLTYLNQGQSYEIRMLDNRKIGELPEITGKMVKSIIRVVFHDRRLQYTEHQQLEGWRWNRPGDRILDLDIPMSVGIIDPRANPTQLNTVEFLWDPSKRTSVFIQVHCISTEFTMRKHGGEKGVPFRIQIDTFKANESEEYTEHLHSASCQVKVFKPKGADRKQKTDREKMEKRAPQEKEKYQPSYETTILTECCPWPEVTYVSNSPSPGFNSTHNSFPVAEGNGSPNHQPPEPVVQVTDTAQCAARLWDLNLLPTATPQDAQQWLLINRFSPYCRLFTNFSGADLLKLTREDVIQICGPADGIRLFNALKGRIVRPRLTIYVCQESQQTREQQVKHENGDAAANTFFVYHAIYLEELTAAELTEKIAQLFNISPRQINQIFKQGPTGIHVLVSDEMIQNFQDEVCFVLDTMKDDTNDGYHIILK from the exons ATGGCGTGGGCTCTGAAGCTGCCTCTCACGGATGAAGTGATCGAGTCCGGGCTGGCACAGGACTTTGATGCCAGTCTCTCGGGCATCGGTCAGGAGCTCGGTGCTGGGGCATATAGCATGAG CGATGTGCTTGCACTCCCCATCTTCAAGCAGGAGGAGTCAAATTTGCCTCCAGACAGTGAGAACAAGATCCTTCCATTTCAGTATGTTCTGTGTGCAGCTACCTCGCCTGCTGTTAAACTGCATGATGAAACACTCACCTACCTCAACCAAG GCCAGTCCTATGAAATTAGAATGCTTGACAATCGGAAAATTGGGGAGCTTCCGGAAATCACTGGTAAAATGGTGAAG AGCATCATCCGTGTGGTGTTTCATGACCGACGACTTCAGTACACAGAGCACCAGCAGCTGGAAGGCTGGCGCTGGAACAGGCCCGGGGATCGCATCCTTGACCTGG ATATCCCCATGTCCGTCGGCATAATCGACCCCAGGGCTAACCCTACTCAGCTTAACACTGTGGAGTTCCTTTGGGACCCATCAAAAAGAACCTCAGTTTTTATCCAG gTACACTGCATCAGCACAGAATTCACCATGCGCAAGCATGGAGGAGAAAAGGGTGTGCCTTTCCGCATCCAGATCGACACATTTAAAGCAAACGAGAGCGAAGAGTACACAGAGCACCTCCACTCTGCCTCCTGTCAGGTCAAAGTCTTCAAG CCTAAAGgtgcagacaggaagcagaagacggacagagagaagatggagaagaggGCGCCGCAGGAGAAGGAAAAGTACCAGCCCTCCTATGAAACAACAATCCTGACAGAG TGCTGTCCCTGGCCAGAGGTCACATACGTCAGCAACTCCCCTTCTCCGGGCTTCAACAGCACACACAACAGCTTCCCCGTTGCAGAGGG AAATGGATCACCAAACCACCAGCCGCCTGAACCGGTCGTTCAGGTAACGGAT ACTGCCCAGTGTGCCGCTCGTCTTTGGGACTTG aATTTGTTACCCACAGCAACACCGCAAGATGCACAACAGTGGCTTTTAATAAACCGCTTCTCGCCCTACTGTCGCCTCTTCACCAACTTCTCAG GGGCAGACCTGTTGAAGCTGACCAGGGAGGATGTGATTCAGATCTGTGGGCCAGCTGATGGAATAAGGCTCTTTAATGCACTGAAAGGACG GATCGTACGCCCGAGGCTGACCATCTACGTTTGCCAGGAGTCTCAGCAGACGCGGGAGCAGCAAGTGAAACATGAAAACGGAGACGCTGCCGCCAACACTTTCTTTG TATATCACGCCATTTACCTTGAGGAGCTCACGGCTGCTGAGCTGACGGAGAAAATCGCTCAGCTCTTCAACATCTCACCCAGACAGATAAATCAGATCTTCAAACAGGGTCCCACCGGCATCCACGTACTGGTCAGTGACGAG ATGATTCAGAACTTCCAGGATGAAGTATGTTTTGTATTGGACACAATGAAAG ATGACACAAATGACGGTTACCACATCATCCTGAAGTGA
- the pou6f1 gene encoding POU domain, class 6, transcription factor 1 isoform X1, whose product MLFPFVSLFFSFFWCLFCFGSLCPNMCSASLFSLAIHCLTAEVFFQPFKSCTLKFPAKDNQVIVMSGHETIRVLEVEVDASLPSSVPDGKTDGKADEGAAQPAEQPEDVCAQDGLTVPQSAGGVVLGEQQLVSVEASAPAVQTLTPAVPVSVSLSQHQATMPITVQGCPQVLTQESLATLMTGMMAQTGSLGQPLLIPLSMAGSIGGQGGLAVLTLPTTSVATLPAFAAANAAGNLLKLPFAGLQAATVLNSVQPQLHTNAQTMFQPQAASLQPVQAAVQQVTSQQTQVTNAQATAAQMAAAQVTSATTTVSPSNISVAALQTAGLSINPAIINAASLGAQPQFLSSLTSTPIITSAMSNMAGITSQIITNAQGQVIGTLPLLVNPASLAGGAATSTLPLQGLQGFQGLQGLQGLQGLQGLQGLQGLQGLQGLQGLQVQTVTPQLLLNTQGQIIATVGNGPAAVVTSAAVLTKASAPPTLSKPNTQALVTTATQSPVVIAPQPSVLKTATTLSSTVPITCGDIAKVGQLVSKPQQVVSGEEGINLEEIREFAKNFKIRRLSLGLTQTQVGQALTATEGPAYSQSAICRFEKLDITPKSAQKLKPVLEKWLAEAEHWNQKGQQNLMEFVGGEPSKKRKRRTSFTPQAIEVLNSYFEKNALPTGQEITEIARELNYDREVVRVWFCNRRQTLKNTSKINVFQVQ is encoded by the exons ATGCTCTTTCCAtttgtgtctctctttttttcttttttttggtgtttgttttgttttgggtcaTTGTGTCCTAACATGTGCTCGGCTTCTCTGTTCTCCTTAGCCATTCACTGTCTGACTGCAGAAGTCTTTTTTCAGCCATTTAAATCCTGCACTTTGAAATTCCCTGCCAAAGACAACCAG GTCATTGTGATGTCTGGTCATGAGACCATTCGTGTGCTAGAGGTGGAGGTCGATGCGTCTCTGCCATCATCGGTACCCGATGGGAAGACAGACGGTAAAGCTGATGAGGGAGCCGCTCAGCCTGCAGAGCAACCTGAGGATGTCTGTGCACAGGATGGCCTCACTGTGCCCCAGAGCGCAGGGGGAGTAG TGCTGGGCGAGCAGCAGTTGGTGTCTGTAGAGGCTTCGGCCCCTGCTGTCCAAACCTTGACTCCTGCTGTTCCCGTCAGTGTTTCTTTGTCACAGCACCAGGCCACCATGCCCATCACTGTACAAGGCTGTCCTCAG GTGCTGACCCAGGAGAGTCTGGCCACTCTGATGACTGGTATGATGGCCCAGACAGGGTCCCTGGGGCAGCCCCTGCTCATCCCCCTCAGTATGGCCGGCTCCATCGGTGGCCAGGGCGGTCTGGCTGTTCTCACCCTGCCCACCACCAGTGTAGCTACTCTCCCTGCGTTCGCAGCAGCTAATGCGGCCGGAAACCTCCTCAAACTGCCTTTTGCTGGCCTCCAAg CTGCTACAGTCCTGAACTCGGTCCAGCCCCAGctgcacacaaatgcacagaCGATGTTCCAGCCTCAAGCAGCTTCCCTACAGCCAGTGCAGGCCGCTGTGCAGCAGGTGACGTCTCAGCAAACACAGGTGACCAATGCACAGGCCACCGCTGCTCAGATGGCGGCAGCCCAGGTGACCTCGGCCACCACGACCGTGTCTCCGTCCAACATATCTGTAGCAGCACTCCAGACAGCAGGACTCTCAATCAATCCTGCCATT ATCAATGCTGCTTCACTGGGCGCTCAGCCTCAGTTTCTCAGTTCCCTCACCTCCACTCCCATCATCACCAGTGCAATGTCCAACATGGCTGGTATCACCAGCCAAATCATCACAAATGCCCAGGGACAG GTCATAGGAACCCTTCCGCTGTTGGTGAACCCAGCATCTCTGGCTGGAGGGGCTGCGACATCCACCCTTCCTCTCCAGGGTCTACAAGGTTTCCAGGGTCTCCAGGGTCTCCAAGGTCTCCAGGGGCTCCAGGGACTCCAGGGACTCCAGGGACTCCAGGGACTCCAGGGGCTCCAGGGACTCCAGGTCCAGACTGTCACCCCACAGCTGCTTCTCAACACCCAGGGTCAGATCATTGCCACTGTGGGGAACGGACCTGCAGCGGTTGTAACCTCTGCTGCAGTTCTGACCAAAGCCAGTGCTCCTCCGACACTCAGCAAACCTAACACACAG GCTTTGGTAACAACTGCCACTCAGTCGCCGGTTGTCATCGCCCCGCAGCCGTCTGTTCTGAAGACTGCCACCACCCTCTCCTCCACAGTACCCATCACCTGTGGAGACATAGCCAAAGTGGGCCAGCTTGTCAGCA AACCCCAGCAGGTAGTCAGCGGTGAGGAAGGCATTAATCTGGAGGAAATCCGCGAGTTTGCCAAGAATTTCAAGATCCGACGGCTCTCCTTGGGGCTTACTCAGACACAAGTAGGACAGGCTCTGACTGCGACCGAGGGTCCGGCCTACAGCCAGTCTGCCATTTGCAG GTTTGAAAAGCTGGATATCACCCCGAAGAGTGCTCAGAAGCTGAAGCCGGTGTTGGAGAAGTGGCTGGCTGAGGCCGAGCACTGGAACCAGAAAGGCCAGCAGAATCTGATGGAGTTTGTTGGCGGCGAACCATCCAAAAAACGCAAGCGACGCACTAGTTTCACGCCGCAGGCAATAGAAGTTCTCAACTCCTACTTTGAGAAGAACGCATTGCCAACAGGCCAAGAGATTACAGAAATTGCACGAGAGCTAAACTATGACCGGGAGGTTGTGCGAGTTTGGTTCTGCAACCGGCGACAGACGTTGAAAAACACGAGCAAGATCAATGTCTTCCAGGTTCAATAG
- the pou6f1 gene encoding POU domain, class 6, transcription factor 1 isoform X2 — MNSQDLPAKDAPLTVNEQVIVMSGHETIRVLEVEVDASLPSSVPDGKTDGKADEGAAQPAEQPEDVCAQDGLTVPQSAGGVVLGEQQLVSVEASAPAVQTLTPAVPVSVSLSQHQATMPITVQGCPQVLTQESLATLMTGMMAQTGSLGQPLLIPLSMAGSIGGQGGLAVLTLPTTSVATLPAFAAANAAGNLLKLPFAGLQAATVLNSVQPQLHTNAQTMFQPQAASLQPVQAAVQQVTSQQTQVTNAQATAAQMAAAQVTSATTTVSPSNISVAALQTAGLSINPAIINAASLGAQPQFLSSLTSTPIITSAMSNMAGITSQIITNAQGQVIGTLPLLVNPASLAGGAATSTLPLQGLQGFQGLQGLQGLQGLQGLQGLQGLQGLQGLQGLQVQTVTPQLLLNTQGQIIATVGNGPAAVVTSAAVLTKASAPPTLSKPNTQALVTTATQSPVVIAPQPSVLKTATTLSSTVPITCGDIAKVGQLVSKPQQVVSGEEGINLEEIREFAKNFKIRRLSLGLTQTQVGQALTATEGPAYSQSAICRFEKLDITPKSAQKLKPVLEKWLAEAEHWNQKGQQNLMEFVGGEPSKKRKRRTSFTPQAIEVLNSYFEKNALPTGQEITEIARELNYDREVVRVWFCNRRQTLKNTSKINVFQVQ; from the exons ATGAACTCCCAGGATCTCCCTGCCAAAGATGCCCCACTTACTGTCAATGAGCAG GTCATTGTGATGTCTGGTCATGAGACCATTCGTGTGCTAGAGGTGGAGGTCGATGCGTCTCTGCCATCATCGGTACCCGATGGGAAGACAGACGGTAAAGCTGATGAGGGAGCCGCTCAGCCTGCAGAGCAACCTGAGGATGTCTGTGCACAGGATGGCCTCACTGTGCCCCAGAGCGCAGGGGGAGTAG TGCTGGGCGAGCAGCAGTTGGTGTCTGTAGAGGCTTCGGCCCCTGCTGTCCAAACCTTGACTCCTGCTGTTCCCGTCAGTGTTTCTTTGTCACAGCACCAGGCCACCATGCCCATCACTGTACAAGGCTGTCCTCAG GTGCTGACCCAGGAGAGTCTGGCCACTCTGATGACTGGTATGATGGCCCAGACAGGGTCCCTGGGGCAGCCCCTGCTCATCCCCCTCAGTATGGCCGGCTCCATCGGTGGCCAGGGCGGTCTGGCTGTTCTCACCCTGCCCACCACCAGTGTAGCTACTCTCCCTGCGTTCGCAGCAGCTAATGCGGCCGGAAACCTCCTCAAACTGCCTTTTGCTGGCCTCCAAg CTGCTACAGTCCTGAACTCGGTCCAGCCCCAGctgcacacaaatgcacagaCGATGTTCCAGCCTCAAGCAGCTTCCCTACAGCCAGTGCAGGCCGCTGTGCAGCAGGTGACGTCTCAGCAAACACAGGTGACCAATGCACAGGCCACCGCTGCTCAGATGGCGGCAGCCCAGGTGACCTCGGCCACCACGACCGTGTCTCCGTCCAACATATCTGTAGCAGCACTCCAGACAGCAGGACTCTCAATCAATCCTGCCATT ATCAATGCTGCTTCACTGGGCGCTCAGCCTCAGTTTCTCAGTTCCCTCACCTCCACTCCCATCATCACCAGTGCAATGTCCAACATGGCTGGTATCACCAGCCAAATCATCACAAATGCCCAGGGACAG GTCATAGGAACCCTTCCGCTGTTGGTGAACCCAGCATCTCTGGCTGGAGGGGCTGCGACATCCACCCTTCCTCTCCAGGGTCTACAAGGTTTCCAGGGTCTCCAGGGTCTCCAAGGTCTCCAGGGGCTCCAGGGACTCCAGGGACTCCAGGGACTCCAGGGACTCCAGGGGCTCCAGGGACTCCAGGTCCAGACTGTCACCCCACAGCTGCTTCTCAACACCCAGGGTCAGATCATTGCCACTGTGGGGAACGGACCTGCAGCGGTTGTAACCTCTGCTGCAGTTCTGACCAAAGCCAGTGCTCCTCCGACACTCAGCAAACCTAACACACAG GCTTTGGTAACAACTGCCACTCAGTCGCCGGTTGTCATCGCCCCGCAGCCGTCTGTTCTGAAGACTGCCACCACCCTCTCCTCCACAGTACCCATCACCTGTGGAGACATAGCCAAAGTGGGCCAGCTTGTCAGCA AACCCCAGCAGGTAGTCAGCGGTGAGGAAGGCATTAATCTGGAGGAAATCCGCGAGTTTGCCAAGAATTTCAAGATCCGACGGCTCTCCTTGGGGCTTACTCAGACACAAGTAGGACAGGCTCTGACTGCGACCGAGGGTCCGGCCTACAGCCAGTCTGCCATTTGCAG GTTTGAAAAGCTGGATATCACCCCGAAGAGTGCTCAGAAGCTGAAGCCGGTGTTGGAGAAGTGGCTGGCTGAGGCCGAGCACTGGAACCAGAAAGGCCAGCAGAATCTGATGGAGTTTGTTGGCGGCGAACCATCCAAAAAACGCAAGCGACGCACTAGTTTCACGCCGCAGGCAATAGAAGTTCTCAACTCCTACTTTGAGAAGAACGCATTGCCAACAGGCCAAGAGATTACAGAAATTGCACGAGAGCTAAACTATGACCGGGAGGTTGTGCGAGTTTGGTTCTGCAACCGGCGACAGACGTTGAAAAACACGAGCAAGATCAATGTCTTCCAGGTTCAATAG
- the pou6f1 gene encoding POU domain, class 6, transcription factor 1 isoform X3 translates to MSGHETIRVLEVEVDASLPSSVPDGKTDGKADEGAAQPAEQPEDVCAQDGLTVPQSAGGVVLGEQQLVSVEASAPAVQTLTPAVPVSVSLSQHQATMPITVQGCPQVLTQESLATLMTGMMAQTGSLGQPLLIPLSMAGSIGGQGGLAVLTLPTTSVATLPAFAAANAAGNLLKLPFAGLQAATVLNSVQPQLHTNAQTMFQPQAASLQPVQAAVQQVTSQQTQVTNAQATAAQMAAAQVTSATTTVSPSNISVAALQTAGLSINPAIINAASLGAQPQFLSSLTSTPIITSAMSNMAGITSQIITNAQGQVIGTLPLLVNPASLAGGAATSTLPLQGLQGFQGLQGLQGLQGLQGLQGLQGLQGLQGLQGLQVQTVTPQLLLNTQGQIIATVGNGPAAVVTSAAVLTKASAPPTLSKPNTQALVTTATQSPVVIAPQPSVLKTATTLSSTVPITCGDIAKVGQLVSKPQQVVSGEEGINLEEIREFAKNFKIRRLSLGLTQTQVGQALTATEGPAYSQSAICRFEKLDITPKSAQKLKPVLEKWLAEAEHWNQKGQQNLMEFVGGEPSKKRKRRTSFTPQAIEVLNSYFEKNALPTGQEITEIARELNYDREVVRVWFCNRRQTLKNTSKINVFQVQ, encoded by the exons ATGTCTGGTCATGAGACCATTCGTGTGCTAGAGGTGGAGGTCGATGCGTCTCTGCCATCATCGGTACCCGATGGGAAGACAGACGGTAAAGCTGATGAGGGAGCCGCTCAGCCTGCAGAGCAACCTGAGGATGTCTGTGCACAGGATGGCCTCACTGTGCCCCAGAGCGCAGGGGGAGTAG TGCTGGGCGAGCAGCAGTTGGTGTCTGTAGAGGCTTCGGCCCCTGCTGTCCAAACCTTGACTCCTGCTGTTCCCGTCAGTGTTTCTTTGTCACAGCACCAGGCCACCATGCCCATCACTGTACAAGGCTGTCCTCAG GTGCTGACCCAGGAGAGTCTGGCCACTCTGATGACTGGTATGATGGCCCAGACAGGGTCCCTGGGGCAGCCCCTGCTCATCCCCCTCAGTATGGCCGGCTCCATCGGTGGCCAGGGCGGTCTGGCTGTTCTCACCCTGCCCACCACCAGTGTAGCTACTCTCCCTGCGTTCGCAGCAGCTAATGCGGCCGGAAACCTCCTCAAACTGCCTTTTGCTGGCCTCCAAg CTGCTACAGTCCTGAACTCGGTCCAGCCCCAGctgcacacaaatgcacagaCGATGTTCCAGCCTCAAGCAGCTTCCCTACAGCCAGTGCAGGCCGCTGTGCAGCAGGTGACGTCTCAGCAAACACAGGTGACCAATGCACAGGCCACCGCTGCTCAGATGGCGGCAGCCCAGGTGACCTCGGCCACCACGACCGTGTCTCCGTCCAACATATCTGTAGCAGCACTCCAGACAGCAGGACTCTCAATCAATCCTGCCATT ATCAATGCTGCTTCACTGGGCGCTCAGCCTCAGTTTCTCAGTTCCCTCACCTCCACTCCCATCATCACCAGTGCAATGTCCAACATGGCTGGTATCACCAGCCAAATCATCACAAATGCCCAGGGACAG GTCATAGGAACCCTTCCGCTGTTGGTGAACCCAGCATCTCTGGCTGGAGGGGCTGCGACATCCACCCTTCCTCTCCAGGGTCTACAAGGTTTCCAGGGTCTCCAGGGTCTCCAAGGTCTCCAGGGGCTCCAGGGACTCCAGGGACTCCAGGGACTCCAGGGACTCCAGGGGCTCCAGGGACTCCAGGTCCAGACTGTCACCCCACAGCTGCTTCTCAACACCCAGGGTCAGATCATTGCCACTGTGGGGAACGGACCTGCAGCGGTTGTAACCTCTGCTGCAGTTCTGACCAAAGCCAGTGCTCCTCCGACACTCAGCAAACCTAACACACAG GCTTTGGTAACAACTGCCACTCAGTCGCCGGTTGTCATCGCCCCGCAGCCGTCTGTTCTGAAGACTGCCACCACCCTCTCCTCCACAGTACCCATCACCTGTGGAGACATAGCCAAAGTGGGCCAGCTTGTCAGCA AACCCCAGCAGGTAGTCAGCGGTGAGGAAGGCATTAATCTGGAGGAAATCCGCGAGTTTGCCAAGAATTTCAAGATCCGACGGCTCTCCTTGGGGCTTACTCAGACACAAGTAGGACAGGCTCTGACTGCGACCGAGGGTCCGGCCTACAGCCAGTCTGCCATTTGCAG GTTTGAAAAGCTGGATATCACCCCGAAGAGTGCTCAGAAGCTGAAGCCGGTGTTGGAGAAGTGGCTGGCTGAGGCCGAGCACTGGAACCAGAAAGGCCAGCAGAATCTGATGGAGTTTGTTGGCGGCGAACCATCCAAAAAACGCAAGCGACGCACTAGTTTCACGCCGCAGGCAATAGAAGTTCTCAACTCCTACTTTGAGAAGAACGCATTGCCAACAGGCCAAGAGATTACAGAAATTGCACGAGAGCTAAACTATGACCGGGAGGTTGTGCGAGTTTGGTTCTGCAACCGGCGACAGACGTTGAAAAACACGAGCAAGATCAATGTCTTCCAGGTTCAATAG
- the dazap2 gene encoding DAZ-associated protein 2 yields the protein MNNKGSYPQQAVYPQQSTAPVYPPAMQMSPQAPPYTDTPPAYSEIYQPRYVLPPQVPGQLPQMSSPYPGAQVFMPMQPHMSVGAMGQNVPMAYYPMGAVYPPGSTVMVDGGFDAGARFTAGSSVSIPPPPPGHPPNAAQLAAMQGANVLMTQRKNNFFLGGSSGGYTIW from the exons ATGAACAACAAAG GTTCATATCCACAGCAGGCTGTGTACCCTCAGCAGAGCACTGCACCTGTATACCCTCCTGCTATGCAAATGTCTCCTCAGGCACCTCCTTACACAGACACACCACCTGCATATTCTGAG ATATACCAGCCCAGATATGTGCTTCCACCTCAGGTGCCTGGTCAGTTGCCACAGATGTCCTCTCCCTACCCTGGTGCTCAGGTGTTCATGCCCATGCAGCCACATATGTCTGTTGGGGCGATGGGTCAGAATGTCCCCATGGCTTACTACCCGATGGGAGCTGTTTACCCCCCTGGTTCAACAGTGATGGTGGATGGTGGCTTTGATGCCGGTGCTCGCTTCACAGCAGGCAGCAGTGTTTCCATCCCA CCCCCACCTCCTGGACATCCCCCCAACGCAGCTCAGCTGGCTGCCATGCAGGGTGCCAATGTCTTAATGACACAGCGCAAGAATAACTTCTTCCTGGGTGGATCCAGTGGAGGTTATACCATCTGGTAA
- the tfcp2 gene encoding transcription factor CP2 isoform X2: MAWALKLPLTDEVIESGLAQDFDASLSGIGQELGAGAYSMSDVLALPIFKQEESNLPPDSENKILPFQYVLCAATSPAVKLHDETLTYLNQGQSYEIRMLDNRKIGELPEITGKMVKSIIRVVFHDRRLQYTEHQQLEGWRWNRPGDRILDLDIPMSVGIIDPRANPTQLNTVEFLWDPSKRTSVFIQVHCISTEFTMRKHGGEKGVPFRIQIDTFKANESEEYTEHLHSASCQVKVFKPKGADRKQKTDREKMEKRAPQEKEKYQPSYETTILTECCPWPEVTYVSNSPSPGFNSTHNSFPVAEGNGSPNHQPPEPVVQVTDNLLPTATPQDAQQWLLINRFSPYCRLFTNFSGADLLKLTREDVIQICGPADGIRLFNALKGRIVRPRLTIYVCQESQQTREQQVKHENGDAAANTFFVYHAIYLEELTAAELTEKIAQLFNISPRQINQIFKQGPTGIHVLVSDEMIQNFQDEVCFVLDTMKDDTNDGYHIILK; encoded by the exons ATGGCGTGGGCTCTGAAGCTGCCTCTCACGGATGAAGTGATCGAGTCCGGGCTGGCACAGGACTTTGATGCCAGTCTCTCGGGCATCGGTCAGGAGCTCGGTGCTGGGGCATATAGCATGAG CGATGTGCTTGCACTCCCCATCTTCAAGCAGGAGGAGTCAAATTTGCCTCCAGACAGTGAGAACAAGATCCTTCCATTTCAGTATGTTCTGTGTGCAGCTACCTCGCCTGCTGTTAAACTGCATGATGAAACACTCACCTACCTCAACCAAG GCCAGTCCTATGAAATTAGAATGCTTGACAATCGGAAAATTGGGGAGCTTCCGGAAATCACTGGTAAAATGGTGAAG AGCATCATCCGTGTGGTGTTTCATGACCGACGACTTCAGTACACAGAGCACCAGCAGCTGGAAGGCTGGCGCTGGAACAGGCCCGGGGATCGCATCCTTGACCTGG ATATCCCCATGTCCGTCGGCATAATCGACCCCAGGGCTAACCCTACTCAGCTTAACACTGTGGAGTTCCTTTGGGACCCATCAAAAAGAACCTCAGTTTTTATCCAG gTACACTGCATCAGCACAGAATTCACCATGCGCAAGCATGGAGGAGAAAAGGGTGTGCCTTTCCGCATCCAGATCGACACATTTAAAGCAAACGAGAGCGAAGAGTACACAGAGCACCTCCACTCTGCCTCCTGTCAGGTCAAAGTCTTCAAG CCTAAAGgtgcagacaggaagcagaagacggacagagagaagatggagaagaggGCGCCGCAGGAGAAGGAAAAGTACCAGCCCTCCTATGAAACAACAATCCTGACAGAG TGCTGTCCCTGGCCAGAGGTCACATACGTCAGCAACTCCCCTTCTCCGGGCTTCAACAGCACACACAACAGCTTCCCCGTTGCAGAGGG AAATGGATCACCAAACCACCAGCCGCCTGAACCGGTCGTTCAGGTAACGGAT aATTTGTTACCCACAGCAACACCGCAAGATGCACAACAGTGGCTTTTAATAAACCGCTTCTCGCCCTACTGTCGCCTCTTCACCAACTTCTCAG GGGCAGACCTGTTGAAGCTGACCAGGGAGGATGTGATTCAGATCTGTGGGCCAGCTGATGGAATAAGGCTCTTTAATGCACTGAAAGGACG GATCGTACGCCCGAGGCTGACCATCTACGTTTGCCAGGAGTCTCAGCAGACGCGGGAGCAGCAAGTGAAACATGAAAACGGAGACGCTGCCGCCAACACTTTCTTTG TATATCACGCCATTTACCTTGAGGAGCTCACGGCTGCTGAGCTGACGGAGAAAATCGCTCAGCTCTTCAACATCTCACCCAGACAGATAAATCAGATCTTCAAACAGGGTCCCACCGGCATCCACGTACTGGTCAGTGACGAG ATGATTCAGAACTTCCAGGATGAAGTATGTTTTGTATTGGACACAATGAAAG ATGACACAAATGACGGTTACCACATCATCCTGAAGTGA